In one window of Miscanthus floridulus cultivar M001 chromosome 12, ASM1932011v1, whole genome shotgun sequence DNA:
- the LOC136496714 gene encoding dihydrofolate reductase-like, with amino-acid sequence MGSLGGDAEPQPQPQGAGRRPRFLCLHGFRTSAEIMRKQVLGKWPADVTARLDLVFADAPFPAEGKSDVDGIFDPPYYEWFQFDKSFMEYRNFDKCLAYIEELMIKDGPFDGLMGFSQGSILSAALPGLQEQGLALTRVPKIKYLIIIGGAKFQSPTVAEKAYANKIACPSVHFIGDNDFLKVHGEKLIESCVDPFVIRHPKGHTVPRLDDKSLVVMLRFLEKIEGEVLEYSSKDVNENEEVCL; translated from the exons ATGGGCAGCCTCGGCGGCGACGCGGAGCCCCAGCCGCAGCCGCAGGGCGCGGGGCGGCGGCCGCGGTTCCTGTGCCTGCACGGGTTCCGCACCAGCGCCGAGATCATGCGCAAGCAGGTGCTCGGCAAGTGGCCAGCCGACGTCACCGCGCGCCTCGACCTCGTCTTCGCCGACGCGCCGTTCCCCGCCGAGGGCAAGTCCGACGTCGACGGCATCTTCGACCCGCCCTACTACGAGTGGTTCCAGTTCGACAAG AGTTTTATGGAGTACAGGAATTTCGACAAGTGCTTGGCCTACATCGAAGAGCTGATGATAAAAGATGGCCCCTTCGATGGATTGATGGGTTTCTCCCAG GGTTCCATTCTGTCTGCGGCGCTTCCGGGGCTCCAAGAACAG GGACTGGCCCTGACTAGAGTCCCGAAGATCAAGTACCTCATCATCATCGGTGGCGCCAAGTTCCAGTCCCCGACGGTGGCCGAGAAGGCGTACGCCAACAAGATCGCGTGCCCCTCGGTTCACTTCATCG GTGACAACGACTTCCTGAAAGTACACGGTGAAAAGCTCATAGAATCATGCGTGGACCCATTCGTCATTCGTCACCCAAAGGGCCACACAGTTCCAAGGCTCG ATGACAAGAGCCTAGTGGTCATGCTCCGTTTCCTTGAGAAGATTGAGGGGGAGGTGCTTGAGTATTCATCCAAAGATGTCAACGAAAATGAAGAAGTGTGCTTGTGA